A single genomic interval of Camelina sativa cultivar DH55 chromosome 11, Cs, whole genome shotgun sequence harbors:
- the LOC104723167 gene encoding cyclic phosphodiesterase-like, with translation MFIYLIVAAISKYIYTYSNIETSLKRGKGTMTEESATPLQPPQTQEDEEEEKAMYSVWAVPEGDVDDRFRRVMEGLRSEFGGPLFDPHLTLVGPLPYKLTASEAKRMFKAACEGFKAYPATVDQVSPGTSYFQCIYLSLRHTVEVMNAAGHFMSHFKPMTGKFYVPHMSILYGDLTDGEKKNALEKAYALDPSLDGLNFRINRVALWITDADVGSWVKIDEHNLISQI, from the exons ATGTTTATCTACTTAATCGTTGCAGctatttctaaatatatatatacatacagcAACATTGAGACGAGTCTTAAAAGAGGGAAAGGGACAATGACGGAAGAAAGCGCAACGCCACTACAACCGCCACAAACGcaggaggatgaggaggaggagaaggccATGTATTCGGTCTGGGCGGTACCGGAGGGTGACGTTGACGATCGGTTTCGGAGGGTAATGGAAGGGCTTAGGTCAGAGTTCGGTGGTCCACTGTTTGATCCACATTTAACCCTCGTTGGACCTTTACCTTACAAACTTACGGCCAGCGAGGCTAAACGGATGTTCAAGGCGGCGTGTGAAGGTTTTAAGGCGTATCCTGCCACCGTTGACCAAGTCTCCCCTGGAACTTcttattttcaatgtatttACTTGTCTCTCCGGCACACCGTAGAG GTAATGAATGCTGCCGGACATTTTATGTCCCACTTCAAACCCATGACCGGAAAAT TTTACGTGCCACATATGAGTATACTCTACGGCGATCTAACggatggagagaagaagaacgcGTTAGAGAAAGCTTACGCGCTTGATCCGAGTCTCGACGGATTGAACTTTCGGATCAATCGAGTTGCATTATGGATAACCGATGCAGACGTTGGATCTTGGGTGAAAATTGACGAACATAATCTAATTTctcaaatataa
- the LOC104723168 gene encoding cyclic phosphodiesterase-like, translating into MEEVKEDVYSLWALPDEESEPRFRKLMEALRSEFTGASFEPHVTVAVATLTAEEAKKMFESACDGLKAYTATVDRVSTGTFFFQCVYLLLKSTPEVMEAGEHCKKHFNSSTATPYMPHLSLLYADLTEEEKKKAQEKAYTLDSTLDGLSFRLNRLALCKTDTEDKTLESWERVAVCNLSP; encoded by the exons ATGGAGGAGGTGAAGGAGGACGTATACTCACTGTGGGCATTACCGGATGAGGAATCAGAGCCGAGATTCAGAAAGCTTATGGAAGCTCTGAGATCTGAATTCACTGGCGCTAGTTTCGAACCTCACGTCACCGTCGCCGTAGCCACTCTGACTGCAGAGGAAGCCAAGAAGATGTTCGAATCAGCTTGCGACGGTCTTAAAGCTTACACAGCCACCGTTGATCGCGTCTCCACCGGAACTTTCTTTTTTCAGTGCGTTTACTTGCTTCTCAAATCCACCCCAGAG GTGATGGAAGCTGGTGAACACTGTAAGAAACATTTCAATTCCTCCACTGCCACAC CTTACATGCCGCATTTGAGCTTGCTTTACGCCGACTTAacagaagaggagaagaagaaagcgcAGGAGAAAGCTTACACACTCGATAGCACCCTCGATGGCCTGAGTTTCCGGTTAAACCGACTCGCTCTATGCAAAACCGATACCGAAGACAAGACTCTAGAGTCATGGGAGAGAGTGGCTGTATGCAATCTCAGTCCTTAA
- the LOC104723169 gene encoding oil body-associated protein 2B-like yields MASSDKVPVACPASSGDGKEPMGDPTKTTTTILDKGTAMMQSMKPIRQMSLHVCSFACYSHDPGRHVEVHIYGHRVNQDFLQCAVYDSNSSKAHLIGIEYIVSEKLFESLSPEEQKLWHSHDYEIQMALLVTPRVPEMVAKPELKNLAKSYGKFWCTWQIDRGDRLPLGVPSLMVSPQDVNLGRIKPEMVKKRDEEHGISTEALKPSRDGICGPEKKNLVRFRKGFALDVVETDMKRTAPFP; encoded by the exons ATGGCGTCGAGTGATAAGGTTCCGGTGGCGTGTCCGGCTAGCAGCGGTGATGGAAAGGAGCCAATGGGAGATCCGACCAAGACGACCACCACGATTCTCGACAAAGGAACGGCTATGATGCAATCAATGAAACCGATCAGGCAAATGAGTCTCCACGTGTGTTCATTTGCTTGCTATAGCCACGATCCTGGCCGTCATGTGGAAGTTCATATCTACGGCCACCGTGTAAACCAGGACTTCCTACAGTGTGCTGTCTACGATTCAAACTCCTCTAAGGCTCATCTCATCG GGATCGAATATATAGTGTCAGAGAAGTTATTCGAAAGTCTCTCACCGGAGGAACAGAAGCTCTGGCACTCGCATGACTACGAG ATCCAAATGGCTCTTCTAGTAACTCCAAGGGTCCCGGAGATGGTTGCGAAGCCGGAGCTTAAAAATCTTGCCAAATCTTACGGAAAATTTTGGTGTACATGGCAGATTGACCGAG gggATAGATTACCACTAGGAGTACCATCACTAATGGTGTCGCCACAAGATGTGAATCTTGGGAGAATAAAACCGGAGATGgtgaaaaagagagatgaagaacaTGGAATCTCGACGGAAGCATTGAAGCCGTCGAGAGATGGGATATGTGGACCGGAAAAGAAGAATCTGGTTCGGTTCAGGAAAGGCTTTGCGCTTGATGTTGTTGAGACTGATATGAAGAGAACAGCTCCCTTCCCGTAA